Proteins found in one Paenibacillus sp. FSL R10-2782 genomic segment:
- a CDS encoding IclR family transcriptional regulator — protein MENFKLNKSAERVVDLLVLLSNSSSPLTLNEICKTLGLPKSSAFELVQTLLYKNFIELDDPRLKTYRLGIGAFETGIAYLSNMGIPHLARPLLQELNRQTGSTVFLGVEDKGQIVYLDKAENYSVMRPTAKLGSRRFIHTTGIGKALLAALPTEKIQFILGDGEIPAKTQYSKTTLPEILQDMAEIRARGYSIDDREDNLEMYCIGSAIYDQWNQPVAAISVASMYSTMTPERENIIVKLVKETALKLSSQLGYRGERLYND, from the coding sequence ATGGAAAATTTCAAGCTGAATAAATCGGCCGAAAGGGTTGTCGATCTTCTGGTCTTATTATCTAATAGCAGTTCCCCTTTGACACTGAACGAAATTTGCAAGACGTTGGGGCTGCCCAAAAGCAGCGCCTTCGAACTGGTGCAGACATTACTCTATAAAAACTTTATTGAGCTGGATGATCCGCGCCTGAAAACTTATCGTTTGGGCATTGGCGCCTTTGAAACAGGTATAGCTTATTTATCCAACATGGGCATCCCTCATCTGGCCAGACCGCTGTTGCAGGAGCTGAACAGACAGACGGGCAGCACTGTTTTTCTGGGAGTCGAGGATAAAGGGCAGATCGTGTATCTGGATAAGGCGGAAAATTACTCTGTTATGAGACCTACAGCGAAACTAGGCTCACGAAGATTCATACACACCACAGGGATCGGCAAAGCGCTTTTAGCAGCGTTACCAACGGAAAAAATCCAGTTTATTCTGGGAGACGGAGAAATTCCGGCCAAAACACAATACTCGAAGACAACGCTCCCAGAAATTTTGCAGGATATGGCGGAAATCCGGGCGCGTGGCTACTCCATTGATGACCGGGAAGACAATCTGGAAATGTATTGCATCGGTTCTGCGATATATGACCAATGGAATCAGCCGGTGGCAGCCATTAGTGTAGCGAGTATGTACTCTACCATGACACCAGAGCGCGAGAATATAATCGTCAAGCTAGTCAAGGAAACAGCGCTCAAGCTCTCCAGCCAGTTGGGATACCGTGGTGAAAGGCTGTATAACGATTAG
- a CDS encoding AAA family ATPase, with protein sequence MQPTAIFLIGAASSGKSTIGKLIATEYHFAYLDKDIICNKFTGLLLESKGYSPHERDGNTFYSDTVMPLEYQTLLDIANDNLQLGQSVVLDAPFLGYFSNKDYIRGLKEKYDWHHVRLLVLQVDVDFDTLKERMKARGLERDEWKFAHWDAFVEGIRARRCLWEDIDIQHFDNSPAEVDKNRLYSTLPFQKTTTPL encoded by the coding sequence ATGCAACCTACTGCTATATTTTTAATCGGGGCTGCCAGTTCTGGTAAATCTACGATTGGTAAGCTCATTGCTACAGAATATCATTTTGCTTATTTGGATAAAGATATCATCTGCAACAAGTTCACGGGCTTGCTGTTGGAGTCCAAAGGATATTCGCCTCATGAGCGTGACGGTAACACTTTTTATAGCGATACTGTAATGCCTCTTGAATATCAGACTCTGCTGGATATAGCCAATGATAACCTTCAATTGGGCCAATCCGTCGTTTTGGATGCGCCGTTCCTCGGTTATTTTTCTAACAAAGATTACATTAGGGGACTAAAAGAAAAATACGACTGGCATCATGTCAGACTGCTTGTATTACAGGTGGACGTGGATTTTGATACATTAAAAGAGAGGATGAAGGCCCGTGGATTGGAACGGGACGAATGGAAATTTGCCCATTGGGATGCTTTTGTGGAAGGAATCCGGGCTAGAAGGTGTCTGTGGGAAGACATTGACATCCAGCATTTTGATAATAGCCCCGCTGAGGTAGACAAGAACAGACTGTACAGTACACTTCCCTTCCAAAAGACAACAACACCTTTGTAG
- the udk gene encoding uridine kinase, with product MLIIGIAGGTGSGKSTVARAVVERLGSNKVTFISQDNYYKDHSHLSYDDRALVNYDHPFAFDNELLIEHLHCLKEGQATHAPVYDFTVHARSTDETVELLPNHIVMLEGLHVLSDEKLRQLLDIKVFVDTDPDVRILRRVLRDIEERGRTIQSIHDHYLSTVKPMHEAFIEPSKKYADLILPEGGHNEVGIQLLSILTEKYLAGDRTWGTV from the coding sequence ATGCTTATTATTGGTATTGCCGGCGGTACGGGTTCCGGTAAATCAACGGTAGCACGCGCTGTCGTTGAACGTCTGGGATCAAACAAAGTGACTTTCATATCTCAGGATAACTACTATAAAGACCATTCACATCTGAGTTATGATGATCGTGCTTTGGTCAATTATGATCATCCGTTTGCCTTTGACAACGAATTGCTTATTGAGCATCTTCATTGTCTGAAAGAAGGACAAGCGACCCACGCGCCAGTGTATGACTTCACGGTTCATGCGCGTTCTACAGACGAGACGGTAGAGCTTCTGCCGAATCATATTGTCATGCTGGAAGGACTGCACGTACTATCTGACGAAAAGCTCCGTCAACTGCTCGACATCAAGGTATTTGTCGACACCGACCCGGATGTGCGCATACTTCGCCGGGTACTTCGGGATATTGAGGAGCGAGGCCGCACCATTCAGTCGATCCACGATCACTATTTGAGTACGGTCAAGCCTATGCACGAAGCATTTATTGAGCCCTCCAAGAAATACGCGGACCTGATCCTCCCTGAGGGAGGCCACAATGAGGTTGGCATTCAACTGCTGTCTATTTTGACTGAAAAATATTTGGCAGGAGATCGGACGTGGGGAACTGTATAA
- a CDS encoding family 16 glycoside hydrolase: MKSSLLKKCAIVMLSSTMVLSLSLPLLDQISADGNLQVNDTFEQGEAQGWVAQSGDWSVAKNDNGSTYKQSSQKESHSLKGNTSWTNYSVQADVYVDDFNGSNRVYVAGRYTDSNNFYAASLYNKKGGALEIRKKVNGSMKTLATNNKYKLDTNTWYRVKMELSGSEIKMYVNDELELTATDSSLASGAIGLVTSKAVAQFDNVIVSGASTEADPGTTPVNPTPGTDKPTPGVDKNATSNINYNLAGFSYGNTGGGEIKETDANYKKVYNAVDLNEALKKGTKVKVIEIMNDLDLGWNELPSAAKVMPFSANNPVLTNPVLKKTGVSKIYIENLNGITIFSANGAKIKHAGFVIKRSSNLIFRNLEFDELWEWDEATKGNYDKNDWDYITIEGQSSKVWIDHCTFNKAYDGLVDVKKGSNGVTISWSLFKGDDRSSNSWVTQQINAMEADKASYPMYAYLRSSAVGMSKEDIIDIAAGQKKAHLIGATEMAADNADLAVTLHHNYYKDIQDRMPRLRAGNAHAYNIVMDDAGLARAKNRITSDMAKAIAAKGYHFDVVGNGAISTENGAVLLEKSYLIDVFSPVRNNQKDPKKDDYTGKIKAEDVIFSDNGKVFRGGSEDANSPLAPYPAKAKSFSWNGFTTLPYSYTAENPENLVAQLTAKDGAGAGKLNWSNENWLKTVYKAVASKGTQTVEDSE; encoded by the coding sequence ATGAAGTCGAGTTTGTTGAAAAAATGTGCAATTGTAATGTTGAGCAGTACGATGGTTCTGTCTTTATCTTTACCTTTGCTCGATCAAATATCCGCAGATGGGAACTTGCAAGTAAACGATACTTTTGAACAAGGAGAGGCTCAAGGCTGGGTAGCTCAATCAGGAGACTGGTCGGTAGCCAAGAACGATAATGGCTCTACATACAAACAATCCAGTCAAAAAGAAAGCCATTCTCTAAAAGGAAACACATCATGGACGAATTATAGCGTTCAAGCAGATGTATATGTAGATGATTTTAATGGCTCCAATCGGGTATATGTTGCAGGCAGATACACAGATTCCAACAACTTTTATGCTGCATCTTTGTACAACAAGAAGGGTGGAGCACTTGAAATTCGCAAAAAGGTAAACGGTTCTATGAAGACACTGGCTACCAATAACAAATACAAACTGGACACCAATACCTGGTACAGAGTGAAGATGGAGCTGTCCGGTTCGGAAATTAAGATGTATGTCAATGATGAACTGGAGCTGACTGCAACAGATTCCAGCCTTGCTTCTGGAGCCATTGGTTTGGTAACCTCCAAGGCGGTTGCCCAGTTCGATAATGTTATCGTATCCGGCGCTTCAACTGAAGCAGATCCAGGTACAACACCTGTGAATCCAACACCAGGCACAGATAAACCAACTCCTGGGGTAGATAAAAACGCAACCTCAAATATTAACTATAATCTGGCCGGTTTCTCCTACGGTAATACAGGTGGCGGGGAAATTAAGGAAACCGATGCCAATTACAAAAAGGTTTACAACGCTGTAGATCTCAACGAGGCACTTAAAAAAGGTACTAAAGTCAAAGTTATTGAGATCATGAATGATCTCGACCTCGGCTGGAATGAACTCCCTAGTGCTGCCAAGGTAATGCCTTTTAGTGCCAACAACCCTGTGCTGACAAATCCCGTTCTGAAGAAAACAGGTGTGAGCAAAATCTATATAGAAAACTTGAATGGAATCACGATTTTCTCGGCAAATGGTGCTAAAATCAAACATGCTGGCTTTGTGATCAAAAGAAGCTCTAATTTGATTTTCCGTAACCTCGAATTTGACGAGCTTTGGGAGTGGGATGAAGCAACCAAAGGGAACTATGACAAGAATGACTGGGATTATATCACGATTGAAGGCCAAAGCTCCAAAGTATGGATTGACCATTGTACATTCAACAAAGCATATGATGGTTTGGTGGATGTGAAAAAAGGTAGCAACGGTGTTACCATTTCTTGGTCCTTGTTCAAAGGAGATGACCGCAGCTCCAATAGCTGGGTGACCCAACAAATTAACGCTATGGAAGCAGACAAAGCTTCCTACCCGATGTACGCTTACTTGAGAAGCAGTGCAGTTGGCATGAGTAAAGAAGATATCATTGATATCGCAGCAGGACAAAAGAAAGCACATCTGATCGGTGCTACTGAAATGGCTGCCGACAATGCAGATTTGGCAGTAACATTGCACCATAACTACTACAAGGATATTCAAGACCGTATGCCGCGTTTGCGTGCTGGTAATGCTCATGCCTATAACATCGTTATGGACGATGCTGGATTGGCTAGAGCCAAGAACAGAATTACTTCCGACATGGCTAAAGCAATCGCTGCTAAAGGATACCATTTTGACGTCGTAGGTAATGGCGCGATTTCAACTGAAAATGGCGCGGTATTGCTTGAAAAATCATATTTAATTGATGTATTTTCTCCAGTTCGTAATAATCAAAAAGACCCTAAAAAAGATGACTACACAGGTAAAATCAAAGCAGAAGACGTTATCTTCTCTGACAACGGAAAGGTATTCAGGGGGGGCAGCGAAGATGCGAATAGCCCGTTAGCCCCTTATCCTGCGAAGGCCAAGAGCTTCTCCTGGAATGGATTCACAACGTTGCCATACAGCTACACAGCCGAAAATCCTGAAAACCTGGTTGCTCAATTGACAGCCAAGGATGGAGCAGGTGCAGGCAAGCTGAACTGGTCGAATGAAAACTGGCTTAAAACAGTATACAAGGCAGTCGCTTCAAAGGGTACACAAACGGTGGAAGATTCCGAATAA